From the Pseudomonas putida genome, one window contains:
- a CDS encoding glycosyltransferase family 61 protein — MGSGISNFSGSSVASQNTWTLAAYQHIVRKRLARKADIDIKRVAEKVWDIAPGETTVSPPAFYLPNQLERVTGWEAKRFYPYVHPARTMEGGITIEQGPTRGYLLKDVWLIDGALYKDNASHWLSLKPSRFPGVTVDHEIDRGAIYCTQNGNTWFGTWLMEDCPTYALACEEGVPVTTAPSARYPLFSQAPAYERWLSMQPLRTRGAFFHELVLFDDLSNNRSRYSRYRAMGDKLLSHVDPSPHPGVFILRGSDGDLRLMRNELEVASHLQKHRGFRVIDPMKTDVPGIVAACAGARTVIGVEGSQLVHGVNVLQPGGSILALQPPNRFVSYYKYLTDRDHQHFGFVVGMPQGDGFTIDIDEVERTLDLFPC; from the coding sequence ATGGGCAGCGGTATTTCGAACTTCAGTGGCTCTTCGGTTGCCAGCCAGAACACCTGGACCCTGGCGGCCTACCAGCACATCGTGCGCAAGCGCCTGGCACGCAAGGCTGATATCGATATCAAGCGTGTCGCCGAGAAGGTCTGGGATATCGCACCCGGTGAAACAACGGTATCGCCACCGGCATTCTACTTGCCCAACCAGTTGGAGCGGGTAACGGGCTGGGAAGCCAAGCGCTTCTATCCGTATGTGCATCCTGCGCGGACCATGGAAGGCGGGATCACTATCGAGCAGGGACCGACACGCGGCTACCTGCTGAAGGATGTCTGGCTGATCGACGGTGCGTTGTACAAGGATAATGCCAGCCACTGGTTGTCGTTGAAGCCGAGCCGGTTCCCTGGCGTCACGGTGGATCACGAAATCGACCGCGGGGCCATCTACTGCACCCAGAATGGCAATACCTGGTTCGGTACCTGGTTGATGGAAGACTGCCCGACCTACGCCCTGGCCTGTGAAGAAGGCGTGCCGGTGACCACCGCGCCCTCGGCTCGCTACCCGCTATTCAGCCAAGCGCCGGCATATGAACGCTGGCTGAGCATGCAGCCACTGCGCACGCGTGGCGCGTTCTTCCATGAGCTCGTGCTGTTCGACGACCTCAGCAACAACCGCAGCCGGTATTCGCGCTACCGCGCCATGGGTGACAAGTTGTTGTCGCATGTCGACCCGTCGCCGCACCCGGGAGTGTTCATACTGCGTGGCAGCGATGGCGACCTGCGCCTGATGCGCAATGAGCTTGAAGTCGCCTCGCACCTGCAGAAGCACCGCGGTTTTCGCGTCATCGACCCGATGAAGACCGATGTGCCAGGAATCGTCGCCGCCTGTGCGGGGGCGCGAACGGTGATTGGCGTTGAAGGAAGCCAGCTGGTGCATGGCGTCAATGTCTTGCAGCCCGGTGGTTCGATACTGGCGCTACAGCCGCCGAACCGCTTCGTGAGCTACTACAAATACCTGACGGATCGTGACCATCAGCACTTCGGTTTCGTGGTCGGGATGCCGCAAGGAGATGGCTTCACCATCGACATCGATGAAGTGGAGCGAACCCTGGATCTGTTCCCTTGTTGA
- the eppA gene encoding EPS-associated small membrane protein EppA, with protein sequence MRSTLFIKSFFLLVLLTGAARAADSYLTENTIVPLSSAGWLFASAVIGFIAVANRKKI encoded by the coding sequence ATGCGCTCGACTCTGTTCATCAAGTCTTTCTTCCTGTTGGTATTATTGACTGGTGCAGCGCGAGCGGCCGACTCTTACTTGACCGAAAATACCATTGTTCCGCTGTCTTCGGCGGGATGGTTGTTTGCTTCCGCAGTGATCGGTTTCATCGCGGTCGCCAATAGAAAGAAGATCTAA
- a CDS encoding polysaccharide biosynthesis/export family protein gives MVRLLMSVLCALVVWSGTVAADTSSSAYLLSPGDKVMISVWQEDTLRQETVVLPDGSITFPLAGRVDVAGLEATAVARKIETALKPYLAQPNVSVVVTSTAGNLVYVQGKVIKPGPVPMAGPTAVLQALSMSGGMDKFADESAIKVIRGQKVMPVRYKDLVSGRDMSTNFQLQAGDTLVVP, from the coding sequence ATGGTACGTTTGCTGATGTCCGTTCTGTGCGCCCTGGTGGTCTGGTCCGGCACTGTTGCCGCCGACACGTCCTCTTCTGCCTACCTGTTAAGCCCCGGCGACAAAGTCATGATCTCGGTCTGGCAGGAAGACACCCTGCGTCAGGAAACCGTTGTCCTTCCCGATGGCAGTATCACCTTCCCGCTGGCGGGGCGCGTGGATGTCGCCGGCCTTGAAGCCACCGCCGTGGCGAGAAAGATCGAGACCGCACTGAAACCTTACCTGGCCCAGCCGAATGTCAGCGTGGTCGTCACCAGTACCGCTGGCAATCTGGTGTATGTTCAAGGCAAAGTGATCAAGCCCGGCCCGGTGCCGATGGCAGGCCCTACGGCGGTGCTTCAGGCCCTGAGCATGTCGGGTGGAATGGACAAATTCGCCGACGAAAGTGCCATCAAGGTCATTCGCGGCCAAAAGGTCATGCCGGTGCGTTACAAGGATCTGGTTTCTGGGCGTGACATGTCCACCAACTTCCAACTTCAGGCTGGCGATACGCTGGTCGTACCCTGA
- a CDS encoding GumC family protein: MKSEYELSIKDYVAIIKDRALLLAIVIVVVVAATIGVAISVPPIYQSTGTILVESQQISPDLVSAGNNTFADERIEVIRQRVMTRENLARIIDKYNLFADRGSRFSETDKIEQMRSAIVVATLSTYVKGRGEATVAFTVSYEDKRADVAKEVADELVSLFLNENMKQRTERATETTEFLSQEADKLGAELADLENKLADFKQAHSNALPENQQLRMSMLSRSELEFREVDRDYKAAQEELRYLELELAAANSGVPTQAANGRAVAPDPQDLPGLKAEYARLLTKYTEAHPDVVAIKRKIDVLKTSGNQGIAAVAGGNLDAARVRTKMAAAQSRIASLADQKRQLTTKMEGYEADILEAPQVERGLVTLLRDHDNARKKYEEIRNKQMGAKITESLEQENKAERFVLLEPPLMPEKPVKPNRKKIVALGLVLAPAAGGGLVMLLEMLNQRVRGVGALESVLGRRVLVAVPYIATKADKARRKRLMSMMIGAGLLLIAILLVGVHMFYMPLDLLLFKAMARFE, encoded by the coding sequence ATGAAATCTGAGTACGAGCTCTCTATAAAAGATTACGTCGCCATCATCAAGGACCGTGCCTTGCTGCTGGCGATCGTCATAGTGGTCGTGGTGGCCGCTACCATCGGGGTGGCGATCAGTGTGCCGCCGATCTATCAGTCGACCGGGACCATTCTGGTGGAGTCGCAGCAGATCTCCCCGGACCTGGTCTCGGCGGGCAACAATACCTTTGCCGATGAGCGTATCGAGGTCATCCGCCAGCGGGTGATGACCCGCGAGAATCTGGCGCGGATCATCGACAAGTACAACCTGTTCGCCGACCGCGGCAGCCGCTTCAGCGAAACCGACAAGATCGAGCAGATGCGCAGTGCGATCGTGGTCGCCACGCTCAGCACGTACGTCAAGGGGCGCGGCGAGGCCACCGTGGCCTTCACCGTATCCTATGAGGACAAACGCGCGGACGTGGCCAAGGAAGTGGCCGACGAGCTGGTGTCGCTGTTCCTCAACGAGAACATGAAGCAGCGTACCGAACGTGCCACCGAAACCACCGAATTCCTCTCCCAGGAAGCTGACAAGCTCGGCGCCGAGCTGGCCGACCTGGAAAACAAGCTGGCGGATTTCAAGCAGGCGCACTCCAATGCCCTGCCTGAAAACCAGCAGTTGCGCATGAGCATGTTGTCGCGCTCGGAACTGGAGTTCCGTGAGGTGGACCGTGACTACAAGGCTGCGCAGGAAGAACTGCGTTATCTGGAACTGGAACTGGCGGCGGCCAACTCCGGCGTGCCGACCCAGGCGGCCAATGGCAGGGCCGTTGCCCCAGACCCTCAGGATCTGCCTGGGCTGAAGGCCGAATACGCCCGACTGCTGACCAAATACACTGAAGCGCATCCGGACGTGGTGGCGATCAAACGCAAGATCGACGTGCTCAAAACATCGGGTAACCAGGGCATTGCCGCAGTGGCTGGCGGCAACCTCGACGCCGCGCGTGTACGGACCAAGATGGCTGCTGCGCAGTCGCGCATCGCCTCGCTGGCCGACCAGAAGCGCCAGCTGACCACCAAGATGGAAGGCTACGAGGCCGATATCCTCGAGGCGCCGCAAGTCGAGCGCGGCCTGGTGACGCTGCTGCGCGACCATGACAACGCACGCAAGAAATACGAAGAAATACGCAACAAGCAGATGGGCGCGAAGATTACCGAAAGCCTCGAGCAGGAAAACAAGGCCGAGCGCTTCGTGCTGCTGGAGCCACCGCTGATGCCGGAAAAACCGGTCAAACCCAACCGCAAGAAAATCGTCGCACTTGGCCTGGTACTGGCCCCGGCCGCTGGCGGTGGCCTGGTGATGCTGCTGGAAATGCTCAATCAGCGCGTGCGCGGTGTCGGTGCCTTGGAGAGCGTACTGGGCCGGCGCGTGCTGGTGGCGGTGCCGTATATCGCGACCAAGGCGGACAAGGCCAGGCGCAAGCGGCTGATGTCGATGATGATAGGTGCCGGTTTGCTGCTGATTGCTATCCTGTTGGTGGGCGTCCACATGTTTTACATGCCTTTGGACCTCCTGCTTTTCAAAGCTATGGCTCGGTTTGAATAG
- a CDS encoding CpsD/CapB family tyrosine-protein kinase, which translates to MDRSTPAIGKNIHQVSPATSDTAQVPSVRAKPGELGQFDYVQTKVVPLSAEHLERNRIISFNKNSNMSGAIDLLRTQVLHAMEENGWRTLAITSPTPEAGKTVLAVNLAMSIAHHTTKTALLVDFDLRRPRVGSTLGLPMEKALNDVLSGKAWLEEALVNPTLPRFVVLPTREPVPMSTEVLSSPKVDNMIAELRDRYDSRICIFDLPPLLSSDDAMTILPKIDCVLLVVANGMNSKKDIEDCLYHLASSNLVGAVLNKADEQLRTYY; encoded by the coding sequence ATGGACAGAAGTACGCCGGCTATTGGTAAGAACATTCACCAGGTTTCACCTGCCACCTCCGATACGGCGCAGGTGCCGTCTGTGAGGGCAAAACCCGGTGAACTTGGCCAGTTCGATTATGTGCAGACCAAGGTGGTGCCGCTGAGTGCGGAGCACCTGGAGCGTAACCGGATCATTTCCTTCAACAAGAACTCGAACATGAGCGGGGCGATCGACCTGCTGCGCACCCAGGTGCTGCATGCCATGGAGGAGAACGGCTGGCGCACGCTGGCGATCACTTCGCCGACGCCCGAGGCTGGCAAGACCGTATTGGCCGTCAACCTGGCCATGAGCATCGCTCACCACACTACCAAAACCGCCTTGCTGGTCGATTTCGACCTGCGTCGCCCACGGGTCGGCAGCACCCTGGGATTGCCGATGGAAAAGGCGCTCAACGATGTGCTCAGCGGCAAGGCGTGGCTGGAAGAGGCGCTGGTCAACCCGACGCTGCCACGCTTCGTGGTACTGCCGACCCGCGAGCCGGTGCCGATGTCGACCGAAGTGCTGTCGTCGCCCAAGGTCGATAACATGATTGCCGAGTTGCGGGATCGCTATGACTCCAGGATTTGCATCTTCGACTTGCCACCGCTGTTGAGCTCCGACGATGCGATGACCATCCTGCCGAAAATCGACTGCGTGCTGCTGGTGGTGGCCAACGGCATGAATAGCAAGAAGGACATCGAGGATTGCCTGTATCACCTGGCTTCATCGAACCTGGTGGGGGCGGTTTTGAACAAGGCGGACGAGCAGCTGCGGACCTACTACTGA
- the galE gene encoding UDP-glucose 4-epimerase GalE, giving the protein MKYLVVGGAGYIGSHMVKHLLRAGHEVVVADLQAPAPGIKWNCLDIADGRALDALFSDCHFDAVFHFASFIQVGESVAAPDKYYQNNVCATLSLLEAMERAGIKRLIFSSSAAVYGDPQYVPIDEQHPKVPINPYGRTKWMVEQMLEDFDRAYGLRSVSLRYFNAAGADPDGELGECHEPETHLIPLILQAASGRREAVTVFGHDYDTPDGTCIRDYIHVEDLASAHALAVEYLLADGVTTAFNLGNGLGFSVQEVIDTARAVTGRQINVNEAPRRAGDPPRLVADAEEARSVLGWQPVHTSLDEIVSHAWAWEMKYPWK; this is encoded by the coding sequence ATGAAGTACTTGGTTGTCGGTGGTGCAGGTTATATCGGTTCACACATGGTCAAGCACCTGCTGCGTGCCGGCCATGAGGTGGTGGTTGCAGACCTTCAGGCGCCGGCGCCCGGCATCAAGTGGAACTGTCTCGACATCGCCGACGGCCGCGCGCTGGACGCCCTGTTCAGCGACTGTCACTTCGATGCGGTGTTCCATTTCGCCTCGTTCATCCAGGTCGGCGAGTCGGTGGCCGCCCCCGACAAGTACTACCAGAACAACGTCTGCGCGACCCTGAGTCTGTTGGAGGCGATGGAACGGGCAGGCATCAAGCGACTGATCTTCTCCTCCAGTGCAGCCGTGTACGGCGACCCTCAGTATGTACCCATCGACGAGCAACACCCGAAGGTGCCGATCAACCCCTACGGCCGCACCAAATGGATGGTGGAACAGATGCTCGAAGACTTCGACCGGGCCTATGGCCTGCGCTCGGTGAGCTTGCGTTATTTCAACGCGGCCGGCGCTGACCCGGACGGCGAACTGGGCGAATGCCATGAGCCGGAAACCCACCTGATTCCACTGATCCTGCAGGCGGCCTCCGGGCGCCGCGAGGCCGTGACCGTGTTCGGCCATGACTACGACACCCCCGATGGCACTTGCATCCGTGACTATATCCACGTTGAAGACCTGGCTTCGGCGCACGCGCTGGCAGTGGAGTACCTGCTGGCTGACGGTGTGACCACTGCGTTCAACCTGGGCAACGGACTAGGGTTTTCGGTGCAGGAAGTGATCGATACTGCTCGGGCAGTGACCGGGCGGCAGATCAATGTGAATGAAGCGCCACGCCGCGCTGGTGACCCGCCCCGGCTGGTGGCCGATGCTGAAGAAGCCAGGTCGGTGCTGGGCTGGCAACCCGTGCACACTTCACTGGATGAGATCGTGAGTCATGCGTGGGCGTGGGAGATGAAGTATCCCTGGAAATGA
- a CDS encoding cellulase family glycosylhydrolase has protein sequence MPSLALCTWTRTSLLVGLLALPVGAWASEWVVRVDEQNGLPTLTRGGGPAFVPSFDFWGANWGWTGFYPALKVDGPYRYTLTGSNKDLDFDLKADIQKPQAQTLTWDFDLQAHSRQSNVMGGGIVWRFDPTLIAGEMGDPVLLPDNRGWSWGKNPQGPHVEMRFDPPLAKVYFERGNTDQVRTFFYTDPIKPGQQQIKAQLSVTGDITIGQTATERFGMTDPTTWPDDQLDWRTSPVDLSFLNTPEKPAGKRGFVKADGEQLVFADGTPVRFWGTNLSAYSLFRTPDEEIRQQAKRLSALGFNLVRLHHHDSPWVTPNIFGDLQQIKDTQQLSAESLKKIDLWIKSLKDEGIYVWLDLHVSRPVTAADNIYGFDELPKDHGVAGLKGYLFVNVTLQQALKRFAEQYLTHVNSYTGLAYKDDPAIAAVLITNENDVTHHFGNALLPDKDVPKHSRLYMEQAKAFAQRHDLPADKTWRAWEHGPSKLFLNDLEQRFYADMIGYLRTLGVKVPIATTSTWGLNGLSSLPALTAGDVVDAHSYGGLGQLEKNPLSSDGMINWLGAAQVLGKPMTVTEWNAEPFPLPDRHTLPLYVAGTGSHQGWDAIMQYAYSQQAFFEPWRRADNWNAYNDPGLIATLPAAALLYRRQDVHQANTRYVFAPTAATLFNQDISPANSVMLRTAMEKGRLQIAMPQTPELPWLQAGTIPADAQVLKDPGQSLIDANASEAVSDSGELRHNWQQGLYTIDTPMTQAATGWLGGQSLSVGDIHVQLKTGYASVVVQSLDSKPLAKSRNLLISLGSRAIPRPDDVTPFHVEPLEGSLSIKAPAGLKLYSRSSDGKENALPASYKDGRYLITFDGQHMANWLFLK, from the coding sequence ATGCCCAGTCTCGCCCTGTGTACATGGACCCGCACATCGCTACTGGTCGGCCTGCTGGCATTGCCAGTGGGCGCCTGGGCATCCGAGTGGGTCGTGCGTGTCGACGAGCAGAACGGCCTGCCCACACTGACCCGAGGGGGTGGCCCGGCCTTCGTGCCCAGCTTCGACTTCTGGGGCGCGAACTGGGGGTGGACCGGGTTCTATCCTGCGCTCAAGGTCGATGGGCCCTACCGCTACACACTGACCGGCAGCAACAAGGACCTGGACTTCGACCTGAAGGCCGACATCCAGAAGCCCCAGGCGCAAACCCTCACCTGGGACTTTGACCTGCAGGCGCACAGCAGGCAGAGCAACGTGATGGGGGGCGGTATCGTCTGGCGCTTCGACCCCACGCTGATCGCCGGGGAAATGGGCGACCCGGTGCTGTTACCCGACAATCGCGGCTGGTCGTGGGGCAAGAACCCCCAAGGGCCACACGTCGAAATGCGCTTCGACCCACCGTTGGCCAAGGTGTATTTCGAGCGCGGCAACACCGACCAGGTGCGCACCTTCTTCTACACCGACCCGATCAAGCCTGGGCAACAGCAGATCAAGGCGCAGCTGAGCGTGACCGGGGATATCACCATCGGCCAGACCGCTACTGAACGCTTCGGCATGACCGACCCCACGACATGGCCGGATGACCAGCTCGACTGGCGCACTTCACCGGTTGACCTGTCGTTTCTCAACACGCCAGAGAAACCGGCCGGCAAGCGTGGCTTCGTCAAGGCCGATGGTGAGCAGCTGGTGTTTGCCGACGGCACCCCGGTGCGTTTCTGGGGTACCAACCTGTCGGCCTATTCGCTGTTCCGTACGCCCGACGAAGAAATCAGGCAACAGGCCAAGCGCCTGTCGGCCCTGGGCTTCAACCTCGTGCGCCTGCACCACCATGACTCCCCCTGGGTGACGCCCAACATCTTCGGCGACCTGCAGCAGATCAAGGACACCCAGCAGCTCAGCGCCGAGTCGCTGAAGAAGATCGACCTGTGGATCAAGAGCCTCAAGGACGAAGGTATCTATGTGTGGCTCGACCTGCATGTGTCGCGGCCAGTCACTGCCGCCGACAACATCTACGGTTTCGACGAGCTGCCCAAGGACCATGGCGTCGCTGGCCTCAAGGGCTACCTGTTCGTCAACGTCACCCTGCAGCAGGCCTTGAAGCGCTTTGCCGAGCAGTACCTGACCCACGTCAACAGCTACACCGGGCTCGCCTACAAGGACGACCCGGCGATTGCCGCCGTGCTGATCACCAACGAGAACGATGTCACCCACCACTTCGGCAACGCACTGCTGCCCGACAAGGATGTCCCCAAGCACAGCCGCCTCTACATGGAGCAGGCCAAGGCCTTCGCCCAGCGCCACGACCTGCCGGCGGACAAGACCTGGCGCGCCTGGGAGCACGGCCCGTCGAAGCTGTTCCTCAACGACCTTGAGCAGCGTTTCTACGCCGACATGATCGGCTACCTGCGCACGCTCGGGGTCAAGGTGCCGATCGCCACCACCAGCACCTGGGGCCTCAATGGCCTGTCCTCGCTGCCCGCATTGACGGCGGGTGACGTGGTCGACGCCCACAGCTACGGCGGCCTTGGCCAACTGGAGAAGAACCCGCTGAGCAGCGACGGCATGATCAACTGGCTGGGTGCGGCCCAGGTGCTGGGCAAGCCGATGACCGTCACCGAGTGGAACGCCGAACCCTTTCCCTTGCCCGACCGCCACACGCTGCCGCTTTACGTAGCCGGCACCGGCAGCCACCAGGGCTGGGACGCAATCATGCAATACGCCTACAGCCAGCAGGCGTTCTTCGAACCATGGCGCCGGGCCGACAACTGGAATGCCTACAACGACCCGGGGCTGATCGCCACCCTCCCCGCCGCCGCCCTGCTCTATCGGCGCCAAGACGTGCACCAGGCAAATACCCGCTATGTTTTCGCACCCACCGCGGCAACGCTGTTCAATCAGGACATCTCACCGGCCAACTCGGTGATGTTGCGCACCGCCATGGAAAAAGGCCGTCTGCAGATCGCCATGCCGCAAACCCCGGAGTTGCCGTGGCTGCAGGCCGGCACGATTCCCGCTGACGCGCAGGTGCTGAAAGACCCTGGGCAGTCACTGATCGATGCCAATGCCAGCGAAGCCGTAAGCGACAGCGGCGAACTGCGCCACAACTGGCAACAAGGCCTCTACACCATCGATACGCCCATGACGCAGGCGGCGACGGGCTGGCTGGGTGGCCAGTCGCTGAGCGTGGGTGACATCCACGTCCAGCTGAAAACCGGCTACGCCAGTGTCGTGGTGCAGAGCCTGGACAGCAAGCCGCTGGCCAAGTCGCGCAACCTGCTCATTTCACTGGGCAGCCGCGCCATCCCCAGGCCCGATGACGTCACACCCTTCCATGTCGAACCCCTCGAAGGCAGCCTGAGCATCAAGGCACCAGCAGGTCTGAAGCTCTACAGCCGCAGCAGCGACGGCAAGGAAAATGCCCTGCCTGCGAGCTACAAGGATGGGCGCTACCTGATCACGTTCGATGGCCAGCACATGGCCAACTGGCTGTTCTTGAAATAG
- a CDS encoding O-antigen ligase family protein, translating into MPEHLRALVVIVIVASVVFFMARRPATDLIHLADFKRRRNLWFVLTLAAFFAHSFWLYAGAATVILLVAQRREHNPLALFFLLLFLIPPAMTEIPGFGVINYLFDINHQRVLTLCVLLPAALVLRKQSDSIRFGRLLPDKLLLASLVLTSALALRETTVTDTLRQVLSLYIDVFLPYYVASRGLRELSDFKDAMLAFVLVGFLLALLGVAEYVRNWLLYNALLDALGLQWDMKAYLSRGGSLRASVTTGQAIVLGYVMAVAIGLFLFVQHFVQRPAHRYLGALLLAAGLFAPLSRGPWIGAGVIVVVFIALGRRAVSRLALLALAGVLSIPLLSVMPGGDKILDLLPFIGKVDTENITYRQRLLDNSWIVIQRNPLFGSFDYRSTPEMQSMIQGEGIIDIVNTYVGLALRIGLVGLGLFLGFFACILLGIHRAMRAISDNADPYRLLGRVLLATLLGILVTIFTVSSITVIPIVYWSLAGLSVAYIQMMRRQAIEETSQVTTISLQPR; encoded by the coding sequence ATGCCTGAACATTTAAGAGCCCTGGTCGTCATTGTGATTGTGGCCAGTGTGGTTTTCTTCATGGCCCGGCGTCCGGCAACGGACCTGATCCACCTGGCGGACTTCAAGCGACGCCGCAACCTGTGGTTTGTGCTGACCCTGGCGGCATTTTTCGCCCACAGCTTCTGGCTGTATGCCGGCGCCGCCACGGTGATCTTGCTGGTTGCCCAGCGCCGCGAGCACAACCCGCTGGCGCTGTTTTTCCTGTTGCTGTTCCTGATCCCGCCCGCGATGACCGAAATCCCCGGTTTTGGCGTGATCAACTACCTGTTCGACATCAACCACCAACGCGTCCTGACCCTGTGCGTACTGCTGCCGGCGGCGCTGGTGCTGCGCAAGCAAAGCGACAGCATTCGCTTCGGCCGCCTGCTGCCCGACAAGCTGCTGCTGGCCAGCCTGGTGCTGACCAGCGCACTGGCGCTGCGCGAAACCACCGTCACCGACACGCTGCGCCAGGTGCTGAGCCTGTACATCGATGTGTTCCTGCCCTATTACGTGGCCAGCCGTGGCTTGCGTGAACTCAGTGACTTCAAGGACGCCATGCTCGCGTTCGTCCTCGTGGGCTTTCTCCTGGCGCTGCTCGGGGTTGCCGAGTACGTACGAAACTGGCTGCTGTACAACGCCCTGCTCGATGCCCTGGGCCTGCAATGGGACATGAAAGCCTACCTGAGCCGTGGTGGCTCGTTGCGTGCCAGTGTCACCACCGGGCAGGCAATCGTGCTCGGCTACGTGATGGCCGTGGCCATCGGCTTGTTCCTGTTCGTGCAGCACTTCGTGCAACGGCCTGCGCACCGCTATCTAGGCGCCCTGCTGCTGGCCGCCGGGCTGTTTGCCCCACTCTCGCGCGGCCCATGGATCGGCGCCGGGGTAATCGTGGTGGTGTTCATCGCGCTGGGCAGGCGCGCCGTATCGCGCCTGGCGTTGCTGGCACTGGCCGGGGTGTTGAGCATACCGCTGCTGAGCGTCATGCCCGGTGGCGACAAGATACTCGACCTGCTGCCCTTCATCGGCAAGGTGGACACGGAGAACATCACCTACCGCCAACGCCTGCTCGACAATTCGTGGATCGTCATCCAGCGCAATCCGCTGTTCGGCTCCTTCGATTACCGCAGCACCCCGGAAATGCAATCGATGATCCAGGGCGAAGGCATCATCGACATCGTCAACACCTACGTTGGCCTGGCCCTGCGCATCGGCCTGGTGGGGCTGGGGCTGTTCCTGGGCTTTTTCGCCTGCATCCTGCTGGGCATCCACCGGGCAATGCGCGCGATCAGCGACAACGCTGACCCGTACCGCCTGCTGGGGCGGGTGCTGCTGGCGACCCTGCTGGGGATCCTGGTCACCATTTTCACCGTCAGCAGCATCACGGTCATCCCGATCGTGTACTGGTCGCTTGCCGGGCTCAGCGTCGCCTACATCCAGATGATGCGCCGACAGGCCATTGAAGAAACCAGCCAGGTGACCACCATCAGCCTTCAACCGAGGTAG
- a CDS encoding FAD-dependent oxidoreductase, whose amino-acid sequence MIKDYDTDKTLRNAYDFCIIGAGPAGITLALRLAAAGWSVALLEGGAREYTPRSQALYKCTSTGLELYPGEARLRYLGGTSNHWMGRCRPFTESDFAVPPPVDMPGWPIPFAEIERYLPGAMEIVDLPQGAEFRAVNPGLNGGDFDADRFLLSPPTRFAQKYATALDQTPGLDVFINCNCVDLLFDKAHGRLKAVQVADYDGKRQPVTAHNYILAMGAIENARQLLNSQSLADAGIVRKDGLVGRCFMEHLNIDMGKFILRSGEGTEPRQYFTTDAFVAEYHAGKGNVLASVLDDVRTYGRTAEVKHFLENLACEMGVASKIAFVAKFSCPGDGVITTLIEQFPNVQSRISLLDEKDELGVAKVNVNWVLSADDRHTIKCIGSELAKQFAEMGLGYIKLSDYVYDTSLPLMLSPHAHHMGTTRMAAAAKDGVVDINCKVFGTENLYVAGSSIFATGGASNPTMPLLQFALRLADHLNEKMNSTKGAAA is encoded by the coding sequence ATGATCAAGGACTACGACACCGACAAGACCCTGCGTAACGCTTACGACTTCTGCATCATCGGTGCAGGCCCAGCGGGGATCACGCTGGCCTTGCGCCTGGCGGCTGCGGGATGGAGCGTGGCGTTGCTCGAAGGGGGCGCGCGCGAGTACACGCCGCGCTCGCAGGCGCTGTACAAATGCACCTCCACCGGCCTCGAGCTGTATCCCGGGGAAGCCCGCCTGCGTTATCTGGGCGGCACCTCCAATCACTGGATGGGGCGTTGCCGGCCGTTCACCGAATCTGATTTCGCCGTGCCACCGCCCGTCGACATGCCCGGTTGGCCGATCCCTTTCGCTGAGATCGAACGCTATTTGCCGGGCGCCATGGAGATCGTCGATCTGCCCCAGGGCGCGGAGTTTCGCGCGGTGAACCCGGGCCTGAATGGTGGCGATTTCGATGCCGACCGTTTCCTGCTCAGTCCACCAACACGTTTTGCGCAGAAGTACGCCACGGCGCTCGACCAAACGCCTGGGCTGGATGTGTTCATCAACTGTAACTGCGTCGACCTCCTGTTCGACAAGGCCCACGGCCGGTTGAAAGCTGTTCAGGTGGCCGATTACGACGGCAAGCGTCAGCCGGTCACCGCGCACAACTACATCCTGGCCATGGGCGCCATTGAAAACGCCAGGCAACTGCTCAACAGCCAGTCGTTGGCGGACGCGGGCATCGTGCGCAAGGACGGCCTGGTCGGTCGGTGCTTCATGGAGCACCTGAATATCGACATGGGCAAGTTCATCCTGCGCAGCGGGGAAGGCACCGAGCCGCGTCAATACTTCACCACCGATGCCTTCGTCGCCGAATACCACGCCGGCAAGGGCAATGTACTGGCGTCGGTGCTGGATGATGTGCGGACCTACGGCCGCACGGCCGAAGTGAAGCACTTCCTGGAAAACCTGGCCTGTGAAATGGGCGTGGCCAGCAAGATCGCATTCGTGGCCAAGTTCAGCTGCCCGGGCGATGGCGTGATCACCACGCTGATCGAGCAGTTTCCCAACGTTCAGAGCCGCATCTCGCTGCTGGATGAAAAGGACGAACTGGGCGTGGCCAAGGTCAATGTCAACTGGGTATTGAGCGCCGATGACCGGCACACCATCAAGTGCATCGGCAGCGAACTGGCCAAGCAGTTCGCCGAAATGGGCCTGGGTTACATCAAGCTCAGCGATTACGTCTACGACACCAGCCTGCCGCTGATGTTGTCGCCGCATGCGCATCACATGGGCACCACGCGGATGGCGGCGGCCGCGAAGGACGGGGTGGTCGATATCAACTGCAAGGTGTTCGGCACCGAAAACCTCTATGTCGCCGGCAGCAGTATCTTCGCCACCGGCGGGGCCTCGAACCCGACCATGCCACTGCTGCAGTTCGCCTTGAGGCTGGCCGACCACCTCAACGAGAAGATGAACAGCACAAAGGGAGCGGCGGCCTGA